GAGAAGATTTAACATCAACAACTAAAGAAATTCAATTGGCCATAAATTCAATGTTGGACAAAGGTCTAATCCAGCAGATCAGAAATTAACCTACTACAATTAGATTAGAAAAATTTGAATTTATAGATTATTATTTTTATTATCTACTGGTGAAGTTGGATAGATGGGTAATGTGGCTCTCCAATGAGAATTGACTTTTAAGTTGTGACAATGTTGAGAAAAATTCATTAGTGAAATAATATCTTTTTCCATATTTTTAGAGACATTGATTGAAGGATATATTTCTTTTTCATTAATTATTAAATGAGGAGAAATAAGTTCACTAAATTCATGAAAATTTGACTCTTGGTGAACTTTAATTAATTTATATTTTCCTGCTACAAATCCTCTACGAGGTAAAATATCTTTTATCCAAAATGGATTATTGATTGAATTTTTATCAAGGTTTTTGTAAAGTCTTGGCGCCATCAAATGAAAGGAACTCATCGAATCTAATGGACAATCAATTTGTTGTGCAATTGTCCTAGCCATTGAAATGGTTAATCTTGTACTTGTAAAACTTCCAGGACCTTTTGCGACTGCAATACGATTTATTTGCTTCCATGATTTTCTCGGTAAAATTTTTTCTATACAATTAAATAATTTGTTGGACAATGAGCGACCGATATTAAATACTTCCCATTTTGCAAGCGATTCTGGATTTTCAATATCCTTAAGGCCAATGCTAAAGGATTCTGAGCAACTGTGTAAGGCTAATAAATATTTTGAATTTAGTGTATAGAAATTTTGCAATGGTTTTACTATAATTATTACTTTGGAATTTCTTCTCCAGGACGCAGTCTGCTCCATTTCCCTTGATCTAGACTAAAACTATCACACCCCCTGACATCCCATTCTATTCCTATTTT
The sequence above is drawn from the Prochlorococcus marinus str. MIT 1013 genome and encodes:
- the tsaB gene encoding tRNA (adenosine(37)-N6)-threonylcarbamoyltransferase complex dimerization subunit type 1 TsaB is translated as MEQTASWRRNSKVIIIVKPLQNFYTLNSKYLLALHSCSESFSIGLKDIENPESLAKWEVFNIGRSLSNKLFNCIEKILPRKSWKQINRIAVAKGPGSFTSTRLTISMARTIAQQIDCPLDSMSSFHLMAPRLYKNLDKNSINNPFWIKDILPRRGFVAGKYKLIKVHQESNFHEFSELISPHLIINEKEIYPSINVSKNMEKDIISLMNFSQHCHNLKVNSHWRATLPIYPTSPVDNKNNNL